Sequence from the Paraburkholderia acidiphila genome:
TTGACGTCATACGAACGCTTGGCTTCCTCGGCGCGGCGGTGCGCGATGCCGACGTCGCCCGACCATGCCACGGCAACGCAGATGTCGTTGTTCACGAGGTCGTTGATGTAGCCCGACGAATTGAACTGGGTGATGTACGGGCGGACTTTCTTCAGCACTTCGAACGCGGCCTGGTAGTCGGCGGGGTTCGTGCTGTTGGGGTCCTTGTGCATGTATTGCAGCGTCGCGGCGAACACGTCCACGGCCTGGTCGAGGAACGACACGCCGCAGCCCTTGAGCTTCGAGAGATTTTGCGGATCGAACACGAGCGCCCAGCTATCCACCGGCGCATTCGCGCCGAGCGCCTTTTCCACCGCCTGCTTGTTGTAGCCGATGCCGTCGGTGCCGAATGCCCAGGGCACGCCGTACTGATTGCCCGGATCGGCGTCGGCGATCATGTGCATGAGCACGGGATCGAGGTTCGCGAGGTTGGGGATCTTCGACTTGTCGAGCTTCTGGTACACGCCGGCCTGGATCTGCTTGGCCATGTAGTTCGAGGTGGGCACAACGATGTCATAGCCCGAGCTGCCGGCGAGCAGCTTGGCCTGCAGCGTATCGTCGCTGTCGTAGTTGTCGTACTTGACCTTGATGCCCGCTTCCTTTTCGAAGTTCGGGATCGTGTCCTTCGCAATGTAGTCGGACCAGTTGTAGACGTTCAGATCGCCGTCGGCCGCGTGCGCGGTTTGGCTCGACACGGCCGTGAGGCCTGCACACGCTGCGAGGGCCGCAAGCGCGACCGCATGACGAAGATGACTAACACTCATGTTGCTTTCCCCTGAAGATGAAGATTGGCGGGAGGCCCAGCACCCCGTTGCGCCGCCCGCCCTGGACAAATCGCGTTAAGAGAGACCCAGTTGTTGCGCAGTTGCGTCGATGGCTTTCTTCGCCTTCGACACGATTTCATCGATCTCGCCGCGCGTGACCACGAGCGGCGGCGAGAGCAGCATGCGGTCGCCCGTGGCGCGCATGATGAGGTTGCCGTTGAAGCAGAAGTCGCGGCACAACGTGCCCACGTCGCCGCCATTCGCGAAGCGCTTGCGCGCCTTCGGATCTTCCGCGAGCTGCAGACCCGCTACGAGGCCCGCACCCGAGATGTCACCGATGATCGGATGATTGGCGAAGGTCTCGCGCAGACGTTGCTGGAAGTACGGGCCGGTGTCGTTCTTCACGCGCGTGACGATGCCTTCGTCGCGCAGCAGCTTGAGGTTCGCAACGGCCACGGCGGCAGCGACCGGATGCCCCGAGTACGTGAGGCCGTGATTGAAGTCGCCGTTCTCGATGAGCGCTTTCGCCACGCGGTCGTGAATGCCCACCGCGCCCATCGGCACGTAGCCGCTCGTGAGGCCCTTGGCCATCGTGATGAGATCCGGCTCGAAGCCGAAGTGCTGATGCGCGAACCATTCGCCGGTGCGGCCGAAGCCGCCGATCACTTCGTCGGCGCAGAGCAGGACGTCGTACTTGCGGCAAATGCGCTGAATTTCCGGCCAGTAGGTCGAGGGCGGGAAGATCACGCCGCCCGCGCCCTGGAACGGCTCGCCGATAAAGGCAGCCACGTTCTCCGCGCCCACTTCGAGAATCTTCGCTTCGAGTTGCTGCGCACGCGCGAGACCGAACTCCTCGGGCGACATGTTGCCAAGCGCCTCGCCGTAGAAGTACGGCTGGTCGATGTGCACGATGTTCTCGACCTTCGAGGGCATCTGCTCGTGCATGTAGCCCATGCCGCCCAGCGTGCCGCCCGCGATCGTCGAACCGTGATACGCGTTCTTGCGCGAGATGACCACCTTCTTCGAGGACTTGCCTTGCGTGAGCCAGTACTGATGCACGATGCGCAGCACCGTGTCGTTGCCTTCGGAGCCGCTGTTGCAATAGAAGAAGTGGTTGAACGGCTCGGGCGAAAGCTGCGCGAGCAGTGCCGACAACTCAATAATCGGCGGGTGCGTGGTCTTGAAGAACGTGTTGTAGAACGGCAGTTCCTGCATCTGCTCGTAAGCGGCGTCGGCCAGTTCCTTGCGGCCGTAGCCCACGTTCACGCACCAGAGCCCGGCCATGCCGTCGATGATCTGGTTGCCTTCCGAGTCCCACAGGTACACGCCTTTCGCCTTCACGATCACACGGCTGCCCGCCTTGTTCAGCGAACCCATGTCCGAGAACGGGTGGATGTGATGCGCGGCGTCCAGCGCACGGTATTCGCTCGTCGAGCGCGTCGTGCGCGTGGCCTGGGCGCGCAGTGTCGTCGGCACTTCCTGCAGGGCGCTTGCGGGGGCGTCGATTCGGTAGCTCATTGCTGTGTCTCCTTTCGTTTTACACGTGCAGCAGCAGGTGCTTGCGTTCCCACGAACTGATCACGCGGAAATACGCTTCGTATTCGGTTTCCTTCAGCGCGAGGTAGGCGCGCACGAACTTCTCGCCGAGGATGCCCATGAGCGGTTCGCTCGCGCTCATCAACGTGAGGCCTTCTTCGAGGTTGCGCGGCAACTGGTAGGGCAGCGAATAGCCGTCGCTCACGAGCGGTTCCGTGGGCTTGAGGTGCTGCGTCATGCCGAGGTAACCGGCCGCGAGCGTCGCCGCGATCGCGAGGTACGGATTCGTGTCCACGCCCGGAATGCGGTTTTCCACACGGCGCGCGGCCGGCGACGAATACGGCACGCGGAACCCCACGGTGCGGTTGTCGTAACCCCACGCCACGTTGATCGGCGCGGCCATGAAACGCGACAGGCGGCGATACGAGTTGATGTACGGCGCGAAGATCGGCATCAGCGCGGGCGTGTACTTCTGCTGACCGGCGATATACGCGTAGAACATGTCGGTCGGTTTGCCGTCCGAGCCCGTGAAGAGGTTCTGGCCGCTTTCCGCCGAGACGAGGCTCTGGTGAATGTGCATGGCCGAGCCCGGCTCGTTCTCCATGGGCTTGGCCATGAAGGTGGCATACATGTGGTGACGCAGTGCCGCTTCACGCACCGTGCGCTTGAACAGGAACACGCGGTCGGCGAGGTTGAGCGGATCGCCGTGGAGGAAGTTGATCTCCATCTGCGCCGCGCCCACTTCGTGAATCAGCGTATCGACTTCGAGGCCCTGAATATCGCAGTACTCGTAGATGTCTTCAAAGAGCGGATCGAACTCGTTCACCGCTTCGATCGAATACGCCTGGCGGCCCGTTTCGGGACGGCCCGTGCGGCCGATCGGCGGCGTGAGCGGAATGTCCGGGTCCTTGTTCATGTCGACGAGATAGAACTCGAGTTCCGGCGCAATGACAGGCTTCCAGCCCTTTGCCTCGTAGAGTTCGAGCACGCGGCGCAGCACGCGGCGCGGCGAGATCTCGACGGGCGAGCCGTCGAAGTGTACGCAGTCGTGGATCACCTGCGCGGTGGGGTCGATGGCCCACGGAATGATGCGGATCGTCGACGGGTCGGGCACGCACACCATGTCGGGATCGGTGACGCCGGTGAGGCTGCCGTCTTCGGGGTAATCGCCCGTCACGGTCTGGATCATCACGGCTTGCGGCAAGCGCATCGATTCACCCGATTCGAACTTGCTGCGCGGGATGATCTTGCCGCGCGCAATGCCCGCCATGTCGGGGATGATCGCTTCGATTTCGGTGATGTGGTGCTTTTTCAGGAATTCGTCGATTTCATGCATGATCTTTCTCTCTGTTCTGTATGGGCCGGCATCAGGCGTGGGCGGCGCGCGGCGCGTGCGCCACGTCGTGTCCGGCCCCGCCCGGTATTCGAGCCAGCATGTGGTTGCGGCAGGCCTCGCCGAACGCGTGGAAGATGGCGGTGGACAGCGCGTCGTCGGCGTATTTCCACTCGGGGTGCCATTGCACGCCAAGCGCGAAGTTGCGCGCGTTCGCCACGCTCACGGCTTCGATGAGGCCGTCGGGTGCGAATGCCTCGGCCACGAGGCCCGCACCCAGCCGCTCGACGCCCTGGCCGTGCAACGAATTCACGCGTGCTTCGCGTGCGCCGCCCGCGAGCCGTTGCAGCAGACCGCCTTCCACGAGCTTCAACGCGTGCGCCGGACCGTATTGCGTGTCGAGCGGATCGTCCTTGTTCTCGCGATGGTCGTCGTAGCGTGCGACGTTATGCACCTGCTGATGCAGCGTGCCGCCGAACACCACGTTCATCTCCTGAAAGCCGCGGCAGATGGCAAGCACCGGCACGCCAGCCTCGATCGCGGCGCGCATGAGCGGCAGCGTCGTGGCGTCGCGAGCGGGGTCGTGCAGCGTGCCGGCCTCGCTCGCCGGGCCGCCATAGCGATGCGGCTCGACGTTCGAATAGCTGCCCGTGAAAAGCAGTCCATCCACGGCTTCGAGAATGTCGGACGCAGCCTGCCGTTCGCCAAGAGCGGGCAGCACGAAGGCGAGTGCGCCTGCGCCGCCTACCGCTGCGCCGATGTACTTCTCGCCGGCAACGTGTGACGCGTGCGCTCCCATCATCGTGCGGTCGGCAGTGACGCCAACTAATGGTCTGGTTCGCATGACTAATGATTCGCTTGCTTGCCCGTGCGGGATGTATCGATGCGACGGGCGTGACATGACCTTGCAGCCTTGCGGGACGCAAAACTACAAACCCTGTGTGCTCCGCGCGAGCGACGCTAACGGATGGCGCTGCGCGTGGAGATCATGTAGGCGGTTCGTTTCTTGCCGTTGTGAGGCGCGACTGTGTTCAGGCGTGCGCAGCCACATCGTGGAGGCGCGACGAGACACCTCGCGACCGAACGACGGCGAAGAAAACGAACAGCGCAGGAACGGGAGGCGCTAGGGCAGGAGCGACGCGACTTCGTCCGTATGGACGGCAATGAAGGCGCGTGCAGAGACCGAGTTGTGACGCCGCACGGAGCG
This genomic interval carries:
- a CDS encoding polyamine ABC transporter substrate-binding protein, whose product is MSVSHLRHAVALAALAACAGLTAVSSQTAHAADGDLNVYNWSDYIAKDTIPNFEKEAGIKVKYDNYDSDDTLQAKLLAGSSGYDIVVPTSNYMAKQIQAGVYQKLDKSKIPNLANLDPVLMHMIADADPGNQYGVPWAFGTDGIGYNKQAVEKALGANAPVDSWALVFDPQNLSKLKGCGVSFLDQAVDVFAATLQYMHKDPNSTNPADYQAAFEVLKKVRPYITQFNSSGYINDLVNNDICVAVAWSGDVGIAHRRAEEAKRSYDVKFSNVKEGGLLWFDVMVIPKDAPHPENAMKWINYISDPKVNAQITNEVFYPTANKAARQFVTPAVAQDQTVYPSEDVLKKMTLMKPMPADILRLENRLWAQLKTGH
- a CDS encoding aspartate aminotransferase family protein yields the protein MSYRIDAPASALQEVPTTLRAQATRTTRSTSEYRALDAAHHIHPFSDMGSLNKAGSRVIVKAKGVYLWDSEGNQIIDGMAGLWCVNVGYGRKELADAAYEQMQELPFYNTFFKTTHPPIIELSALLAQLSPEPFNHFFYCNSGSEGNDTVLRIVHQYWLTQGKSSKKVVISRKNAYHGSTIAGGTLGGMGYMHEQMPSKVENIVHIDQPYFYGEALGNMSPEEFGLARAQQLEAKILEVGAENVAAFIGEPFQGAGGVIFPPSTYWPEIQRICRKYDVLLCADEVIGGFGRTGEWFAHQHFGFEPDLITMAKGLTSGYVPMGAVGIHDRVAKALIENGDFNHGLTYSGHPVAAAVAVANLKLLRDEGIVTRVKNDTGPYFQQRLRETFANHPIIGDISGAGLVAGLQLAEDPKARKRFANGGDVGTLCRDFCFNGNLIMRATGDRMLLSPPLVVTRGEIDEIVSKAKKAIDATAQQLGLS
- a CDS encoding glutamine synthetase family protein; the protein is MHEIDEFLKKHHITEIEAIIPDMAGIARGKIIPRSKFESGESMRLPQAVMIQTVTGDYPEDGSLTGVTDPDMVCVPDPSTIRIIPWAIDPTAQVIHDCVHFDGSPVEISPRRVLRRVLELYEAKGWKPVIAPELEFYLVDMNKDPDIPLTPPIGRTGRPETGRQAYSIEAVNEFDPLFEDIYEYCDIQGLEVDTLIHEVGAAQMEINFLHGDPLNLADRVFLFKRTVREAALRHHMYATFMAKPMENEPGSAMHIHQSLVSAESGQNLFTGSDGKPTDMFYAYIAGQQKYTPALMPIFAPYINSYRRLSRFMAAPINVAWGYDNRTVGFRVPYSSPAARRVENRIPGVDTNPYLAIAATLAAGYLGMTQHLKPTEPLVSDGYSLPYQLPRNLEEGLTLMSASEPLMGILGEKFVRAYLALKETEYEAYFRVISSWERKHLLLHV
- a CDS encoding gamma-glutamyl-gamma-aminobutyrate hydrolase family protein yields the protein MRTRPLVGVTADRTMMGAHASHVAGEKYIGAAVGGAGALAFVLPALGERQAASDILEAVDGLLFTGSYSNVEPHRYGGPASEAGTLHDPARDATTLPLMRAAIEAGVPVLAICRGFQEMNVVFGGTLHQQVHNVARYDDHRENKDDPLDTQYGPAHALKLVEGGLLQRLAGGAREARVNSLHGQGVERLGAGLVAEAFAPDGLIEAVSVANARNFALGVQWHPEWKYADDALSTAIFHAFGEACRNHMLARIPGGAGHDVAHAPRAAHA